GCCGTCAGAGCTTCCTGTCGCTGTCCGATCTGATCAAGAATATTCGTCCAGCAGAAAAGGTGGTACCGCAGATCGACTCGTCCTACGCAAACACGATGCGCGTCCTTGGCGAACCACTCAGTCATGGTCAGAAAAGATAAGCGTCAATTGCGATATTGGCGTGACGTTGGAAGAGGACGATACGAGGAGAGACTTTTAAGCGTTACTTTTTAACAGTTttagagaggaaaaaaaccacacatgTCGCATTTAAACCATGCATACCAccgtccatccatccatctttGATTGTAGTGTTTCGCTGGTTTCGGTTAGTTTAGGTGCTTCGTTTAGGTTCTGCAGGATCGTTTTAACATTGTTGCAATGTACGGTTCTCTCTGAGGACAACAACCCAATCGGTATCAATATTGGAAGGAACTTGAATTTTTGGAACATTGGGACATCGCTTCTCGAGAGAACTTCCGTTCGCTAATGTTTGCACTGGGAACTCGGGGACTATATAATGTCATCTCTGCCCATTCACCCACAACACATTCccttatcatcatcaccatcatcgtccATCCTCACTCGCATACGACTACCCGTCAGAAATCGTTTAGCGGCAAGAACATTTCGGTAATGCTGCTGATCTCCCCCTAAAGGCTTGCGGATGATTTTGCACACATTTTAAAATGAGCTTTTGATTAACTTTACCGATGGTCGTCAGTGTGGGACGGAAGTATGGACCACCGAGAACTAATTAAAATGTCGTTTGCACTTCCCATCCTTGGTGGATGTCGGTCGGAGACAAACTGCACCGAAATAGTTCCCAATCCCACCCCGAAATGATTATTTCCTCCACAAATCCTCCACCAAACATACAAGTGACGGAGTAAGGTTAAGCATTAAACAAGTAACAGAATACGAACGGTAGAGTAAGTGTACTAGAATTCTTGTGATTTAAACTGAACACGAAGGAGAGAGATCATTGTAAGACAAACCAGAAGTGACAGGAAATGTAGCCGTCCAGACCCGGGCATACGTTTTCACGGACAGATACACTGGAATGCACTGAACGGGGATGAAAGAGTATGAGAATGAATAAACGATAAGATTTGTACAAAACCACCAGGGTTCTTTAATTCCGCCGATTATCCatatgtgttttatttgtttcttcacTCATTGCTCGGGAGGTTCCAACCGTAGTTGGAAATTACGTGCCCCAAACGACACTCTCGATCCAATCCAGTTGCTTTTGTACATCGAAATATAACCTAAGCCTACTGCTCCGTTGCGGCTCGAAAATTCCATAACCCCTCACTCCTACACCAATAAGCCGATACACGTCACCGGATTCTTCATCAAGCGTCTGTAGAAGACTACCGCCATCACCATCGTAAACTGCTACGGAAGACGTCACACATAGGAGGGAATCGGAAACGTTTCGCAGGAAACccactatttttttattatcatcgttagaacggccaggccatCCATGGAGCAGAAAATGCTCTTCATCGACAAACAATTGCGTGCAGTTTTCAATCGGAACACGGCTCACCGGTACCTTTGTCAGCTGTGTTTCATGTGTGTCAATGACTAAGACAGTAAAGTTAGTAAGATTAGTAATAATATTCTATTGCCATGTCCTTCTAGACTTACTTACCCCGCTTGCCAGCTGTAAACCCTGTCACAGTTAGCTTTTGTAAATCGGGAATAGCGTCCTCTGTCCAAAGACAGGCAGGATATATGTGTGAGGTAAAGGTGACAGGTTCGGCGAGTCGCCACAATTCAATGTTGGTGTAGGATGCATTCACCAACTCGTCGAAATTAGGATTAGGTAGATTGAAAAAGGTTATACTAGATACCACGATCAACAGCTCCGGGAGGGAAGAGTTCCGGGTGTAGTCATGGCGACCAAGTGACATGTTGTCATCCATTGTCCATATGCAGAGACCCGAAGTCAGAACGTAACGATCACTAATAAGGGCACCACTGCAATGTAACATGTGCTTCGTTTTTTCGTCGTCGTTAAACAATTTTCGTCCTACATGTACGTGGTGAGGAAATTCGCCATCCTTTGCTGGTATTCCGTTCGGTGATGTGACGTATTCGGTAACATTCACCTTACCAGACGTTTTAGACGTAAAGGAAGATATCAGCTTCCGGTACTCCTGACATTCTGTGGGGTGATAATAGAAGAAGTTCAGTGCTTAAGTTGCAGAACGGCAAAGAGACGGTACCATCACTCACTTTGTTCCGCCAAGCGAAGTCCTATAAATGAGTGgagcataaattaaaacattcacaaaacacaaactgtGATCTTCCATGGAACTTACCTTGAACATCGCCTAGACAGAGCAACAGTAATGCCGCGAACACAATTTGAACTGCTCTGTTGTACATCTCGTGATCTTCGCTTGATGTGTAACACTCCGCCGTATTTATACTAGTGGAGGGTCATACGATTCATTCCCCGACCCGACCCGAAGTCCTGATAGGAGAGAGATAAGGATGCATAAACTGTTACGTGTTGAGTTAGCTATCAAATTGCGAACAACTAAATAAAGGTTATtacaaaattcaattacaaaaTTGTAAGAAtatttgcatgtttttttttgtctaaatCTAgtatacaattcacattcgtttgtaCACATTTTCTTATCCAAACAGCGAAAGGTCAATATCGGGTGTAATCGGCCGATCTTGCATGTTTCACTCGCTGGACATATTGCTATATAGTGTTTGTAGTAATGCCACAACACACAAGAAACTCACCTACGATTCCTCTTGAACTCAGAACTTCCTCTGAACTTTATAACTGCATTGTAATACTATAActataaatgtttaaaaacattGACAACTTGGCGACGACCGTTATCTTATGTGAAGTAACCTTGACGTAGACCTGTCAGATGCCAGAGTGAGTGGAATAAAGATTGGGAAACAACGGAAAACCCTTATTCCGCGTGTTAAACCACCTAAACCCCTTAAAACCCTCAAAAATCCGTGTAGTTCACAAACTCTATAAAAGAAACTACGGAAAATTCAAATCGTTTTTAGACCATCTAAGAACTACTACAAGTGAAATAAAGATCTAATTTAAGCATGTCGATTTTATATATAAATCCTTACTCCAGCCCATGGATCCACGGGTTGGTCGGGTTGCTTACGGATGGGTTCGACCGGTAGGTTCCGGTCGACCAGCGCATCGCACGCAAATCATGTTCCGGACttctaaaacaaaatgcactCGACCTGTTTTAGCAAAAAGGTCAGCTGGGTTGATAAGTGAGCGGTTGAAATTGACTCAGTGGCCGCATATGTGTGAGAGTGTATGAGTTAGTTAATAGCACAAAACGAATGTATAAACAACAATCCTTGTAATATCGAAATTGCTATATTGCTTATATTAGATGATACGATTCTACAGAGATATACACAAATTTGTAAATTTATGTCCAGACTCGAGCATACGTTTCCACAGTCAGATGGAATGCCCTGAAAGGGGATGAAAGAGTATGAGAATGAATAAACGATAAGATTTGTACAAAACCACCAGGGTTCTTTAATTCCGCCGATTATCCatatgtgttttatttgtttcttcacTCATTGCTCGGGAGGTTCCAACCGTAGTTGGAAATTACGTGCCCCAAACGACACTCTCGATCCAGTCCAGATGATTTTGTACCTTGGAGTAGGTGTAGGCGTAGGTCTGATGCGGCTTGTCACAATCGTGGCCCTTGGCTTCAACACCGATAAGCCGATACACGTCACCGGAATCTTCATCAAGCGTCTGCATGAGACTACCGCCATCACCATCGCAAACTGTTTTCCATTCTACGGGAGACGCCACACATAGGAGGGAATCGGTAACGCCTTGTGGGTAGTAATCACTATCGGCATACGCTTGAGTGCACTTTTCATTTGGAACACGGCTCACCGGTACCTTTGCCAAATATGTATCCTGTGTGTCGTTGACTACAACCGTAAAGTAAGTGAGATTGGTAATAATATTCTATTGCCATTTCTTTCTAGGCTTACTTACCCAGCTTACCAGTTGTAAACCCTGTCACAGTTAACTTTTGTAAATCGGGAAGAGCGTCCTCTGTCCACAGACAGGCAGGATATATGTGTGAGGTAAAGGCGACAGGTTCGGCGAGTCGCAACAATGCAATATCGTCGTAGGATGCCTGCACCGTCTCATCAAAAGAAGGATGCAGCGTCAGATTATCTCGTTTGACCAACAGCTCCGGGAGGAAAGAGTCGCGTGTGTAGTCATGGCGACCAAGCGACACCATTTTGTCACCCATTGTCCAGAAGCAGTGACCCGAAATCAGAACGTAACGATCACTAATAAGGGCACCACTGCAACGGAAAATGTGCTCCGTGTCTTCGTCCTCGTAAAACCATTGTCCTACGCGCACCTGATGAGGGAATTCGCCATCCTTTGCTGGTATTCCGTTCGGTGATGTGACGTAGTCATTCGTCTTACCAGACGTTTTAGACGTAAAGGATGATATCAGCTTCCGGTACTCCTGACATTCTGTGGGGTGATAATAGAAGAAGTTCAGTGCTTAAGTTGCAGAACGGCAAAGAGACGTTACCATCACTCACTTTGTTCCGCCAAGCGAAGTCCTATAAAAGAGTGgagcataaattaaaacattcacaaaacaCGAGCTATGA
The Anopheles moucheti chromosome 2, idAnoMoucSN_F20_07, whole genome shotgun sequence genome window above contains:
- the LOC128298939 gene encoding CLIP domain-containing serine protease B15-like, with product MYNRAVQIVFAALLLLCLGDVQGLRLAEQKCQEYRKLISSFTSKTSGKVNVTEYVTSPNGIPAKDGEFPHHVHVGRKLFNDDEKTKHMLHCSGALISDRYVLTSGLCIWTMDDNMSLGRHDYTRNSSLPELLIVVSSITFFNLPNPNFDELVNASYTNIELWRLAEPVTFTSHIYPACLWTEDAIPDLQKLTVTGFTAGKRVIDTHETQLTKVPVSRVPIENCTQLFVDEEHFLLHGWPGRSNDDNKKIVGFLRNVSDSLLCVTSSVAVYDGDGGSLLQTLDEESGDVYRLIGVGVRGYGIFEPQRSSRLRLYFDVQKQLDWIESVVWGT
- the LOC128298643 gene encoding serine protease snake-like; translated protein: MYNRVVQIVFAALLLLCLGDVQGLRLAEQKCQEYRKLISSFTSKTSGKTNDYVTSPNGIPAKDGEFPHQVRVGQWFYEDEDTEHIFRCSGALISDRYVLISGHCFWTMGDKMVSLGRHDYTRDSFLPELLVKRDNLTLHPSFDETVQASYDDIALLRLAEPVAFTSHIYPACLWTEDALPDLQKLTVTGFTTGKLVNDTQDTYLAKVPVSRVPNEKCTQAYADSDYYPQGVTDSLLCVASPVEWKTVCDGDGGSLMQTLDEDSGDVYRLIGVEAKGHDCDKPHQTYAYTYSKVQNHLDWIESVVWGT